The following proteins are co-located in the Microbacterium immunditiarum genome:
- the ilvN gene encoding acetolactate synthase small subunit — MPSHVLSLLVENKPGLLTRVAGLFARRGFNIESLAVGVTEVPGLSRITVVVDVEELPLEQVTKQLNKLVNVIKIVELDPGASVQREHMLIKVRADNQTRSNVLEVVSLFRAQIVDYAPDALVVEVTGDKGKVEAFLRAVEPFGIKELAQSGLLAIGRGGKSITERVARG, encoded by the coding sequence ATGCCGAGTCATGTGCTGAGCCTTCTCGTCGAGAACAAGCCCGGTCTGCTCACGCGCGTCGCGGGACTGTTCGCGCGTCGCGGATTCAACATCGAGTCGCTCGCCGTGGGCGTGACCGAGGTGCCCGGATTGTCGCGCATCACGGTCGTCGTCGACGTCGAGGAGCTTCCGCTCGAGCAGGTCACGAAGCAGCTGAACAAGCTCGTGAACGTCATCAAGATCGTGGAGCTCGACCCCGGGGCATCCGTGCAGCGTGAGCACATGCTCATCAAGGTGCGCGCCGACAACCAGACGCGCTCCAACGTGCTCGAGGTCGTCAGCCTCTTCCGCGCCCAGATCGTCGACTACGCGCCGGACGCGCTCGTCGTCGAGGTGACCGGCGACAAGGGCAAGGTCGAGGCGTTCCTGCGGGCCGTCGAGCCCTTCGGCATCAAGGAACTCGCCCAGTCCGGCCTTCTCGCGATCGGCCGCGGCGGCAAGTCCATCACCGAGCGCGTCGCGCGCGGCTGA
- the ilvC gene encoding ketol-acid reductoisomerase has translation MTEIFYDADADLSIIQSKKVAIVGYGSQGHAHALNLRDSGVEVVVALKEGSKSIEKAQEAGFEVKTVADAAAWADVIVILAPDQHQRGIYAESIKDNLSEGKTLLFSHGFNIRFGYIQAPEGVDVVMVAPKGPGHTVRREYEAGRGVPVIVAVEKDASGQAWDTAWSYAKAIGGLRAGGIKTTFTEETETDLFGEQAVLCGGVSQLIEYGFETLTEAGYQPQIAYFEVLHELKLIVDLMWEGGIAKQRWSVSDTAEYGDYVSGPRVIDPRVKENMKAVLADIQSGAFAKRFIEDQDNGGAEFYALREKAAQHPIEGVGRELRALFAWKQTDEDYTEGSAAR, from the coding sequence GTGACCGAGATCTTCTACGACGCCGACGCCGACCTGTCGATCATCCAGAGCAAGAAGGTCGCGATCGTCGGCTACGGCTCGCAGGGCCACGCGCACGCCCTCAACCTGCGCGACTCGGGCGTCGAGGTCGTCGTCGCCCTGAAGGAGGGCTCCAAGTCGATCGAGAAGGCGCAGGAGGCGGGCTTCGAGGTCAAGACGGTGGCGGATGCCGCGGCCTGGGCCGACGTCATCGTGATCCTCGCGCCCGACCAGCACCAGCGCGGCATCTACGCCGAGTCGATCAAGGACAACCTGAGCGAGGGCAAGACCCTCCTGTTCAGCCACGGCTTCAACATCCGCTTCGGCTACATCCAGGCGCCCGAGGGCGTCGATGTCGTCATGGTCGCCCCGAAGGGCCCGGGCCACACGGTTCGCCGCGAGTACGAAGCAGGCCGTGGCGTGCCGGTCATCGTCGCGGTCGAGAAGGACGCGTCGGGCCAGGCGTGGGACACCGCGTGGTCGTACGCGAAGGCGATCGGAGGCCTGCGCGCGGGGGGCATCAAGACGACATTCACAGAAGAGACCGAGACCGACCTCTTCGGCGAGCAGGCCGTCCTGTGCGGTGGCGTCTCGCAGCTCATCGAGTACGGGTTCGAGACGCTGACCGAGGCGGGCTACCAGCCGCAGATCGCCTACTTCGAGGTGCTGCACGAGCTCAAGCTCATCGTCGACCTCATGTGGGAGGGCGGCATCGCGAAGCAGCGCTGGAGCGTCTCCGACACCGCCGAGTACGGTGACTACGTCTCGGGCCCGCGCGTCATCGACCCGCGCGTCAAGGAGAACATGAAGGCCGTTCTCGCCGACATCCAGTCCGGCGCGTTCGCGAAGCGTTTCATCGAGGACCAGGACAACGGCGGCGCCGAGTTCTACGCCCTCCGCGAGAAGGCTGCCCAGCACCCGATCGAGGGCGTCGGCAGGGAGCTGCGCGCCCTGTTCGCGTGGAAGCAGACCGACGAGGACTACACCGAGGGCTCCGCCGCGCGCTGA
- a CDS encoding DNA polymerase III subunit gamma/tau — MTAGRDDDALTWEGDDDPTLDVGAAAPAGAEPEPEPDATKVLPEGFTAVGKGSEEFAKGADADETTALGGRETEVLADRETAGAASASLGNAALIGLGVLGGIYLLYVIGWIVGGLRLRGTAQFLVSPVAYDVAMWLAAASPVIWFGAVYVLTRTSPLWVRFVWLAAGALLLIPWPFIMVGAIGR, encoded by the coding sequence GTGACAGCGGGACGCGACGACGACGCCCTGACGTGGGAGGGCGACGACGACCCCACGCTCGACGTCGGTGCGGCCGCCCCGGCCGGGGCAGAGCCAGAGCCCGAGCCCGACGCGACGAAGGTCCTCCCCGAGGGCTTCACGGCCGTGGGCAAGGGAAGCGAGGAGTTCGCCAAGGGCGCGGATGCCGACGAGACGACGGCCCTCGGCGGTCGCGAGACCGAAGTGCTCGCCGATCGCGAGACGGCGGGCGCGGCATCCGCTTCGCTCGGCAATGCCGCCCTCATCGGCCTCGGCGTCCTCGGCGGCATTTACCTCCTCTACGTCATCGGATGGATCGTCGGAGGTCTGCGCCTGCGCGGCACCGCGCAGTTCCTCGTCTCGCCGGTCGCGTACGACGTCGCGATGTGGCTCGCCGCCGCGAGCCCCGTCATCTGGTTCGGGGCGGTCTACGTCCTGACGCGCACCTCGCCCCTGTGGGTGCGCTTCGTGTGGCTCGCCGCCGGTGCGCTCCTGCTCATCCCGTGGCCGTTCATCATGGTGGGGGCGATCGGGCGATGA
- a CDS encoding bacitracin resistance protein → MTDMTDATPTRPMPVWLTATIAGVFGLFYAYAVWNALAFLLIQATGPLGLNGYGWALLLSAVIFPLIAFAIAFWLGYRRRAGEFALALLAGLGLVAVFWLNVVGYATVYGASLLGG, encoded by the coding sequence ATGACCGACATGACGGATGCCACGCCCACCCGCCCCATGCCGGTGTGGCTCACCGCGACGATCGCCGGGGTGTTCGGCCTCTTCTACGCGTACGCGGTGTGGAACGCGCTCGCGTTCCTCCTGATCCAGGCGACCGGCCCGCTCGGGCTGAACGGGTACGGGTGGGCTCTGCTGCTCTCAGCGGTGATCTTCCCGCTGATCGCGTTCGCGATCGCGTTCTGGCTCGGCTACCGGCGTCGCGCGGGCGAGTTCGCCCTCGCGCTGCTCGCCGGCCTCGGTCTCGTCGCGGTGTTCTGGCTCAACGTCGTGGGGTACGCGACCGTCTACGGCGCGTCGCTCCTCGGTGGGTGA
- the serA gene encoding phosphoglycerate dehydrogenase — translation MTKPVVLIAEQLSPATIDALGPDFDVRHVDGTDRSALLAALADAHAVLIRSATRIDGEALSAAPQLKVVARAGVGLDNVDIKAATAAGVMVVNAPTSNIISAAELTIGHILSLARHIPAAHASLAGGAWKRSAYTGTEIFEKTVGIIGLGRIGGLIAERLRAFGVRVVGYDPYVTPARASQLQVELLSFDEVLAQSDFVTVHMPKTPETTGMIGTEQLSSMKRTAYLVNVARGGLVDEDALYQALSDGVIAGAALDVFTSEPPVDGGSAHRLLTLPNVVVTPHLGASTDEAQEKAGISVARSVKLALEGDLVPDAVNVAGGVIDPFVRPGIALVEKLGQFFTGLAHGALTSLDIEVRGELAAYDVSVYRLAALKGIFTRIVSENVSYVNAPLFAEQRGIEVRLIVEAESPLYRNITILRGTLADGTVLTVAGTLAGTRMVPKVVGINGYEIEVPFAQYHLVMRYQDRPGIVAIYAKELGDQNINIEGLQVAHPDASGRALSVLTVDSPVPEAVLNQMREAVGADLFRQIEITED, via the coding sequence GTGACGAAGCCCGTCGTCCTCATCGCCGAACAGCTCTCTCCCGCCACGATCGACGCACTCGGACCCGACTTCGATGTGCGTCATGTCGACGGAACGGACCGTTCGGCGCTGCTGGCGGCGCTGGCAGACGCGCACGCGGTGCTCATCCGCTCGGCGACGCGCATCGACGGCGAGGCGCTCTCCGCTGCTCCGCAGCTGAAGGTCGTGGCCCGCGCGGGCGTCGGCCTCGACAACGTCGACATCAAGGCCGCCACGGCCGCGGGCGTCATGGTCGTGAACGCCCCGACGTCGAACATCATCTCGGCGGCCGAGCTCACGATCGGCCACATCCTGAGCCTCGCGCGCCACATCCCGGCCGCCCACGCCTCGCTGGCGGGCGGCGCGTGGAAGCGCAGCGCCTACACCGGGACCGAGATCTTCGAGAAGACGGTCGGCATCATCGGCCTCGGCCGCATCGGCGGCCTCATCGCCGAGCGCCTGCGCGCCTTCGGCGTGCGGGTGGTGGGCTACGACCCGTACGTGACGCCGGCCCGCGCGTCGCAGCTCCAGGTCGAGCTGCTGAGCTTCGACGAGGTCCTCGCGCAGAGCGACTTCGTCACGGTGCACATGCCGAAGACGCCCGAGACGACCGGGATGATCGGCACCGAGCAGCTGAGCTCGATGAAGCGCACCGCCTACCTCGTGAACGTCGCGCGCGGGGGCTTGGTGGACGAGGACGCGCTCTACCAGGCGCTGTCGGACGGCGTGATCGCGGGCGCCGCGCTCGATGTGTTCACGAGCGAGCCCCCCGTCGACGGCGGCTCCGCCCACCGGCTGCTCACCCTGCCGAACGTCGTCGTCACGCCGCACCTCGGCGCGTCGACCGACGAGGCTCAGGAGAAGGCGGGCATCTCGGTCGCACGCTCGGTCAAGCTCGCGCTCGAGGGCGACCTCGTGCCCGACGCCGTCAACGTCGCGGGCGGCGTCATCGACCCGTTCGTGCGCCCCGGCATCGCGCTCGTCGAGAAGCTCGGGCAGTTCTTCACCGGCCTCGCGCACGGCGCGCTCACGAGCCTCGACATCGAGGTGCGCGGCGAGCTCGCCGCTTACGACGTGAGCGTCTACCGCCTCGCGGCGCTCAAGGGCATCTTCACGCGCATCGTCTCCGAGAACGTGTCGTACGTGAACGCACCGCTGTTCGCCGAGCAGCGCGGCATCGAGGTGCGCCTCATCGTGGAGGCCGAGAGCCCGCTGTACCGCAACATCACGATCCTGCGCGGCACGCTCGCCGACGGCACGGTCCTGACGGTCGCCGGCACGCTCGCGGGCACGCGCATGGTGCCGAAGGTCGTGGGAATCAACGGGTACGAGATCGAGGTGCCGTTCGCGCAGTACCACCTCGTGATGCGGTACCAGGACCGCCCGGGAATCGTCGCGATCTACGCGAAGGAGCTCGGCGACCAGAACATCAACATCGAAGGGCTCCAGGTCGCGCACCCCGACGCGAGCGGCCGGGCCCTGTCGGTGCTGACCGTGGACTCGCCCGTGCCCGAGGCCGTGCTCAACCAGATGCGCGAGGCCGTGGGCGCCGACCTCTTCCGGCAGATCGAGATCACCGAAGACTGA
- a CDS encoding 3-isopropylmalate dehydrogenase: MSRVVKLAVIPGDGIGPEVIAEAEKVLDAATAGSGIRFDKTRFSLGAARYLETGDTLTDADLDAIRQHDAILLGAVGGVPGDPRLKDANIERGLLLKLRFELDHYVNLRPSKLYAGAPGPLAEPGDIDFVVVREGTEGPYVGNGGAIRKGTPHEVANETSVNTAFGVERIVRYAFDLAEQRRKKVTLVHKTNVLVHAGSMWKRIVDDVAREHPEVDVDYLHVDAATIFLVTNPGRFDVIVTDNLFGDILTDLAGAVTGGIGLAASGNINPDGAFPSMFEPVHGSAPDIAGQQKADPTAAILSVALLLDHLGLRDEAARVTRAVEADVAARGTAARTTAQIGDAIAGAVQA; this comes from the coding sequence ATGTCGCGCGTCGTGAAGCTCGCTGTCATCCCCGGTGACGGAATCGGACCCGAGGTCATCGCCGAGGCCGAGAAGGTGCTCGACGCGGCGACCGCGGGCAGCGGCATCCGGTTCGACAAGACCCGCTTCTCGCTGGGGGCCGCGCGCTATCTCGAGACCGGCGACACGCTGACGGACGCCGACCTCGACGCGATCAGGCAGCACGACGCGATCCTCCTCGGGGCCGTCGGGGGAGTGCCAGGCGACCCGCGCCTCAAGGACGCGAACATCGAGCGCGGGCTGCTGCTCAAGCTCCGGTTCGAGCTCGACCACTACGTGAACCTGCGGCCGTCGAAGCTGTACGCGGGGGCGCCGGGCCCGCTCGCCGAGCCCGGCGACATCGACTTCGTCGTCGTGCGCGAGGGCACCGAGGGGCCGTACGTCGGCAACGGCGGCGCGATCCGCAAGGGCACGCCGCACGAGGTCGCGAACGAGACGTCCGTCAACACCGCGTTCGGCGTCGAACGCATCGTGCGCTACGCGTTCGACCTCGCGGAGCAGCGGCGCAAGAAGGTCACGCTCGTGCACAAGACGAACGTGCTCGTGCACGCGGGCTCCATGTGGAAGCGTATCGTCGACGATGTGGCGCGGGAGCACCCCGAAGTCGACGTAGACTACCTGCACGTCGATGCGGCGACGATCTTCCTGGTCACGAACCCGGGCCGCTTCGACGTGATCGTCACCGACAACCTCTTCGGCGACATCCTGACCGATCTGGCCGGCGCCGTCACAGGAGGCATCGGCCTCGCCGCTTCGGGCAACATCAACCCCGACGGCGCGTTCCCCTCGATGTTCGAGCCCGTCCACGGTTCGGCGCCCGACATCGCAGGTCAGCAGAAGGCCGATCCCACCGCTGCGATCCTTTCCGTCGCGCTGCTGCTCGATCACCTCGGGCTGCGCGACGAGGCCGCCCGCGTCACCCGCGCGGTCGAGGCCGACGTCGCGGCACGCGGGACCGCTGCCCGCACCACCGCCCAGATCGGCGACGCCATCGCCGGAGCCGTCCAGGCGTAA
- a CDS encoding branched-chain amino acid aminotransferase — protein sequence MTLIDSDPDTGLAPLEFAVHRNLQAKSAAEREKILENPGFGTSFTDHMVDICWSVGGGWHRPRVQPYGPLSLDPAAAVLHYGQEIFEGIKAYRHADGSIHTFRPDQNGRRMQRSARRLALPELPVPYFIQSLRELIAVDGDWVPAGDDQSLYLRPFMFAKEAFLGVRPAHKVGYYVIASPAGAYFKGGVQPVSIWLSEDYARAGKGGTGAAKTGGNYAASLLPQSEAYENECDQVVFLDQDGNVEELGGMNVVFVFKDGTLVTPQSESILEGVTRDSILQLARDRGHKVEGRAISLAEWREGVASGDIVEVFACGTAAVVTPIGVLKGKDFLDEQPIGELALSLREELTDIQYGRREDKHGWLLRLDD from the coding sequence ATGACCCTCATCGACTCCGACCCGGACACCGGACTCGCTCCGCTCGAGTTCGCCGTCCACCGCAACCTCCAGGCGAAATCCGCCGCTGAGCGCGAGAAGATCCTCGAGAACCCGGGCTTCGGCACGAGCTTCACCGACCACATGGTCGACATCTGCTGGTCGGTCGGCGGCGGGTGGCACCGCCCGCGCGTCCAGCCTTACGGCCCGCTCTCGCTCGACCCGGCCGCAGCCGTGCTGCACTACGGTCAGGAGATCTTCGAGGGCATCAAGGCCTACCGTCACGCCGACGGGTCGATCCACACGTTCCGGCCCGATCAGAACGGCAGGCGGATGCAGCGCTCCGCGCGTCGCCTCGCGCTGCCCGAGCTTCCCGTGCCGTACTTCATCCAGTCGCTGCGCGAGCTCATCGCGGTCGACGGCGACTGGGTTCCCGCAGGCGATGACCAGAGCCTGTACCTGCGGCCGTTCATGTTCGCCAAGGAGGCGTTCCTCGGCGTGCGCCCCGCGCACAAGGTCGGCTACTACGTGATCGCGTCGCCCGCGGGTGCGTACTTCAAGGGCGGCGTGCAGCCGGTGTCGATCTGGCTCAGCGAGGACTACGCGCGCGCCGGCAAGGGCGGCACGGGTGCTGCCAAGACGGGCGGCAACTATGCGGCGAGCCTTCTGCCGCAGTCCGAGGCGTATGAGAACGAGTGCGACCAGGTCGTGTTCCTCGATCAGGACGGCAACGTCGAAGAGCTCGGCGGCATGAACGTCGTGTTCGTCTTCAAGGACGGCACGCTGGTGACCCCCCAGTCCGAGTCGATCCTCGAGGGCGTCACGCGCGACTCGATCCTGCAGCTCGCGCGTGATCGTGGCCACAAGGTCGAAGGGCGCGCGATCTCGCTCGCGGAGTGGCGCGAGGGCGTGGCATCCGGCGACATCGTCGAGGTGTTCGCGTGCGGCACCGCCGCCGTCGTCACCCCGATCGGCGTGCTCAAGGGCAAGGACTTCCTCGACGAGCAGCCCATCGGCGAGCTCGCGCTGTCGCTGCGCGAGGAGCTGACAGACATCCAGTACGGGCGTCGCGAAGACAAGCACGGATGGCTGCTTCGGCTCGACGATTGA
- a CDS encoding fumarylacetoacetate hydrolase family protein, protein MRIARFSHQDSIRFGIVDDTDLVVLSGDPMFAGFDTTGERVPVSDAVLLAPVIPRSKIVCVGRNYRDHAAELGNDVPDAPMLFFKPNTSVIGPGDTIVLPSQSSRVDFEGELAAVIGRIAKSVPAEDALEYVFGYTIANDVTARDLQKTDGQWARAKGFDTFCPLGPAIETDFDVAGDAVITTRVNGEVRQQGPISDMIFSLADVIAYASAAFTLLPGDVILTGTPAGVGPFVAGDTVEVEITGLGTLRNPARAA, encoded by the coding sequence GTGAGAATCGCGCGCTTCAGTCACCAGGACTCCATCCGGTTCGGCATCGTCGACGACACCGACCTCGTCGTCCTCTCGGGCGACCCGATGTTCGCGGGCTTCGACACGACCGGCGAGCGCGTGCCCGTGTCCGACGCCGTGCTCCTGGCGCCCGTCATTCCGCGGTCGAAGATCGTGTGCGTTGGCCGCAACTACCGCGACCATGCCGCCGAGCTCGGCAACGACGTGCCCGACGCGCCGATGCTGTTCTTCAAGCCCAACACATCGGTGATCGGGCCGGGTGACACGATCGTGCTGCCGTCGCAGTCGTCGCGCGTCGACTTCGAGGGGGAGCTGGCGGCGGTCATCGGCCGCATCGCGAAGAGCGTGCCGGCCGAGGACGCGCTCGAGTACGTGTTCGGATACACGATCGCGAACGACGTCACCGCACGCGATCTGCAGAAGACCGACGGCCAGTGGGCGCGTGCGAAGGGCTTCGACACGTTCTGCCCGCTCGGGCCGGCGATCGAGACCGACTTCGACGTCGCGGGCGACGCAGTGATCACGACGCGCGTGAACGGCGAGGTGCGGCAGCAGGGTCCGATCAGCGACATGATCTTCTCGCTCGCCGACGTCATCGCGTACGCGTCGGCCGCGTTCACGCTCCTGCCGGGCGATGTCATCCTGACGGGCACGCCTGCGGGCGTCGGCCCGTTCGTCGCGGGCGACACCGTCGAGGTCGAGATCACGGGTCTCGGCACGCTGCGCAATCCCGCGCGTGCCGCGTGA
- a CDS encoding MFS transporter, with amino-acid sequence MKTDTASLTISDVGRIQRRTVWVLSIGQILGGLAFGATVSLGAVLAAELSGDEAFSGLAAAAITLGTAALAVPFAAFARVRGRRPSLALGMAIALVGVILVVFSVAVGSFPLLLLAFGLVGAGQAVNLQTRFAAADLATDATRGRDLSLVVWATTIGAVLGPNLTGPGEDLGRLLGMPPLTGPYLFTIVAQLLGIALYVIALRPDPLILAQRLVARDAGKTARAIAKPDQPLVARYAIFAIAAAHGTMVSVMAMTPVHLLHHGASLTVIGTTISLHIAGMFALSPVFGILADRLGRVPTILVGQALLIAALLTASFGEASTTAVTVALVLLGLGWSASTVAGSTLLTEASAEELRTRRQGRSDLIMSLVGAVGAIGSGVVLSWIGYAGLALVAGLLVVATIALSPLGRRPSSATESGEGDLDVEVVVEHVERDAGAPGSS; translated from the coding sequence ATGAAGACGGACACCGCGAGCCTGACGATCTCGGATGTCGGGCGCATCCAGCGCCGGACCGTCTGGGTGCTCTCGATCGGGCAGATCCTGGGCGGACTCGCGTTCGGCGCCACGGTCTCGCTCGGCGCGGTGCTCGCCGCCGAGCTGTCGGGCGACGAGGCGTTCTCCGGTCTCGCCGCGGCGGCGATCACCCTCGGCACCGCCGCCCTCGCCGTGCCGTTCGCCGCGTTCGCGCGGGTTCGAGGGCGCCGCCCCTCGCTCGCGCTCGGCATGGCGATCGCACTCGTCGGTGTCATCCTCGTCGTGTTCAGCGTCGCGGTGGGCTCGTTCCCGCTGCTGCTCCTCGCGTTCGGGCTCGTCGGAGCAGGGCAGGCCGTCAACCTGCAGACGCGCTTCGCCGCCGCCGACCTCGCGACCGATGCGACGCGCGGGCGCGACCTGTCGCTCGTCGTGTGGGCGACGACGATCGGCGCGGTGCTCGGACCGAATCTCACGGGGCCGGGCGAGGACCTCGGCCGGCTCCTCGGCATGCCGCCCCTCACGGGGCCGTACCTGTTCACGATCGTCGCCCAGCTCCTCGGCATCGCGCTGTACGTGATCGCGCTGCGTCCCGACCCGCTCATCCTCGCGCAGCGCCTCGTCGCTCGCGACGCCGGCAAGACCGCACGTGCGATCGCCAAGCCCGACCAGCCCCTCGTCGCGCGGTACGCGATCTTCGCGATCGCCGCCGCGCACGGCACGATGGTCTCGGTCATGGCGATGACGCCCGTGCACCTGCTGCACCACGGCGCCTCGCTCACCGTCATCGGAACGACGATCAGCCTGCACATCGCCGGCATGTTCGCGCTGTCGCCGGTGTTCGGCATCCTCGCCGACCGCCTCGGGCGTGTGCCCACGATCCTCGTCGGTCAGGCGCTGCTCATCGCGGCGCTGCTGACAGCGTCGTTCGGCGAGGCGTCCACCACCGCGGTCACGGTCGCCCTCGTGCTCCTAGGCCTCGGCTGGAGTGCGTCGACCGTCGCCGGCTCGACACTGCTCACCGAGGCATCCGCCGAAGAGCTGCGCACCCGGCGGCAGGGCCGCAGCGACCTCATCATGAGCCTCGTCGGAGCCGTCGGCGCGATCGGCTCGGGCGTCGTCCTGTCGTGGATCGGCTACGCCGGGCTCGCGCTCGTCGCCGGCCTCCTCGTGGTCGCGACGATCGCCCTGTCGCCGCTGGGGCGCCGCCCGTCGTCAGCGACCGAGAGCGGCGAGGGCGATCTCGACGTCGAGGTCGTCGTTGAACACGTGGAACGCGACGCGGGCGCGCCCGGCTCGTCCTGA
- a CDS encoding aminotransferase class V-fold PLP-dependent enzyme produces the protein MVQALLLARPARDDAPRRGLSVADVQERFAGGRGYLAACTAGLPPRAAHAAIIADADAAARGRVDVAGYSAAAERSRAHFAALVGVSPTRVAIGSQTSVFAALVAASVPAGGEVLCVEGDFASLLLPFVHAPQGLRVRAVPLRELADSVTADTGMVVFSLVQSATGEVADERAIRAAAARHGARTFCDATQAVGWLPVEASGFDALVCHTYKWLCAPRGVAFLALSQEFERQLPALFAGWYAGADPWTSCYGHDVALAEDATRFDVSPAWQAFVGAEPALEVFAAADLDAVHDYTTGLAANFRRGLGLEIPEIASAIVTWDDPDGCDLARLTAAGITASGRAGRARVAFHVFNDDLDVEIALAALGR, from the coding sequence ATGGTCCAGGCACTTCTCCTCGCCCGTCCCGCTCGCGACGATGCGCCGCGGCGTGGCCTGAGCGTCGCCGACGTCCAGGAGCGGTTCGCGGGAGGTCGCGGCTACCTCGCCGCCTGCACGGCGGGGCTGCCGCCGCGCGCGGCGCACGCCGCGATCATCGCCGACGCGGATGCCGCAGCCCGCGGCCGCGTCGACGTCGCGGGCTACTCGGCGGCCGCCGAGCGCTCGCGCGCGCACTTCGCCGCACTCGTCGGCGTCTCCCCGACCCGAGTCGCCATCGGCTCGCAGACCTCTGTCTTCGCGGCGCTGGTCGCGGCATCCGTCCCCGCCGGCGGCGAGGTGCTGTGCGTCGAAGGCGACTTCGCCTCTCTGCTCCTCCCGTTCGTCCACGCACCGCAGGGGCTTCGCGTGCGTGCCGTTCCACTGCGCGAGCTCGCGGACTCCGTGACGGCGGACACCGGCATGGTCGTGTTCTCACTCGTGCAGTCCGCGACCGGCGAGGTGGCCGACGAGCGGGCCATCCGCGCGGCGGCGGCTCGCCACGGCGCCCGCACGTTCTGCGATGCGACGCAGGCGGTCGGGTGGCTGCCGGTCGAGGCATCCGGATTCGACGCTCTCGTGTGCCACACGTACAAGTGGCTATGCGCGCCGCGCGGCGTCGCGTTCCTCGCCCTCTCGCAGGAGTTCGAGCGCCAGCTGCCCGCGCTGTTCGCCGGCTGGTACGCCGGCGCCGACCCGTGGACGTCGTGTTACGGCCACGACGTGGCCCTCGCCGAGGACGCGACGCGCTTCGACGTGTCGCCCGCGTGGCAGGCGTTCGTCGGGGCCGAGCCGGCGCTCGAGGTGTTCGCGGCGGCCGACCTCGACGCGGTGCACGACTACACCACGGGGCTCGCGGCGAACTTCCGCCGGGGGCTCGGGCTCGAGATCCCCGAGATCGCGAGCGCGATCGTCACGTGGGATGACCCCGACGGCTGCGATCTCGCGCGCCTCACCGCCGCGGGGATCACCGCGTCAGGACGAGCCGGGCGCGCCCGCGTCGCGTTCCACGTGTTCAACGACGACCTCGACGTCGAGATCGCCCTCGCCGCTCTCGGTCGCTGA
- a CDS encoding LysR family transcriptional regulator, whose amino-acid sequence MTDTTIDPFDADGLGLDVQSLRLVKAVADEGSITGAAAVLGYSQPAISQHLKRLETRLGVPLVERVGRSVRLTEAGRVLARHAPAVTTALDAAAGELAQLRGGRTGRVRLVSFPSASPTVVPRLLRELAATNPGIQVTYVEAEPPEAVEAVREDRADLALTFSYPGDRDDPHGASARGLSVRTAGHDDMLAVLPLEHPAAQHDDFDVATLASENWIAGCPRCRGHLMELCGRAGFEPRITFETDNFVAVEGLVAQGIGVATLPRLAVEAFPKLGGVVTRPLPVGERRTLHLVTAHGAERVPSIRAALDTMLHVLPTVLTGRGADG is encoded by the coding sequence ATGACCGACACGACCATCGATCCGTTCGACGCCGACGGACTCGGTCTCGACGTGCAATCGCTGCGGCTGGTCAAAGCCGTCGCCGACGAGGGGTCGATCACCGGCGCCGCTGCCGTGCTGGGCTACAGCCAGCCCGCGATCAGCCAGCACCTCAAACGCCTCGAGACTCGCCTCGGGGTGCCGCTCGTCGAGCGCGTCGGCCGCAGCGTGCGCCTCACCGAGGCGGGGCGGGTGCTCGCACGGCACGCGCCCGCGGTCACGACGGCCCTCGATGCGGCGGCGGGTGAGCTCGCGCAGCTGCGCGGCGGTCGCACGGGCCGGGTGCGGCTCGTCTCGTTCCCGTCGGCGTCGCCGACCGTCGTCCCGCGCCTGCTGCGCGAGCTCGCGGCGACGAATCCCGGCATCCAGGTCACGTACGTCGAGGCCGAGCCGCCCGAGGCGGTCGAGGCCGTGCGCGAGGACCGCGCCGACCTCGCACTCACGTTCAGCTACCCCGGTGACCGCGACGATCCGCACGGGGCGAGCGCACGCGGACTTTCGGTGCGTACGGCCGGGCACGACGACATGCTCGCGGTGCTGCCGCTGGAGCATCCGGCCGCTCAGCACGACGACTTCGACGTCGCGACCCTCGCGTCCGAGAACTGGATCGCCGGATGCCCGCGGTGCCGGGGGCACTTGATGGAGCTGTGCGGACGCGCGGGGTTCGAGCCGCGCATCACGTTCGAGACAGACAACTTCGTCGCGGTCGAGGGGCTCGTGGCGCAGGGGATCGGTGTCGCGACGCTTCCTCGCCTCGCGGTCGAGGCGTTCCCGAAGCTGGGCGGTGTCGTGACCCGGCCGCTCCCGGTAGGCGAGCGTCGCACGCTTCACCTCGTGACGGCGCACGGCGCGGAGCGAGTGCCATCGATCCGGGCGGCGCTCGACACGATGCTGCACGTGCTGCCGACGGTGCTCACCGGCAGGGGCGCCGACGGTTAG